The Micromonospora sp. NBC_00421 DNA window GTGCGGTACGGGAGCGGATGGACACCCTCTTCCCCGGCGTCACCCGGGCCCGGCTGACCGTGCGGGACGCCGAGGGCTGGCAGTCCGGCACCTCCGCCGCCGACCGTGCCTCGCTCGCCGGCGCCACCCCGCCGGCCCGGCCGCTCCCCGGCCGACGCTGACCCGGGTGGGCGGAACGGCCGGGGTCCGGCTCACCGGTCGACGCTGACCCGGGGTGAACGGACCGGCCGGGGTCCGGCTCAGACGTGACAGTCGCGGGTGAGCCGGGGCGGGATGTCGACGAAGTCGGTGCCCATCCAGGTTGCCGGGCTCTTGGCCGCCGCACCCTTGTCGATCTTCGCGGCGGTCTCGTCGACCAGCTTCCTGATCCGGGCGTCCTGGGCCTTTCGGGACTGCGCGCGGACGTCGTCGGCGAGCCGGCTCAGCCGCCCCTTGAGCTTGCCGTTGAGCTGCTCCGGGGTGAGTTCCTCGCGGGTGGCCTCGGTCGAGTCGGCGACGATCTGCCGGCTGCCGTCGATGATCAACTGATCGACGGCACGACAGACCTGCGCGGTGTTCGCGGCACTGCCCGCGGTCGGGGTGGCATCGGCGGTGGCCGTCACCGTGTCGGGCGTGGACTCCACGGTGGGGGTCCCGGTGGCACCGGCCGACGGGCCGGGTGCGGCATCGGTGTCGGCCCCACCGTCCGAGCAGCCGGTGGCGAGGACGGTCAAGACGGCGAGGGTGAGCGCGGTGGCGGAGCTACGGTGCATCGACTTCCCCGTTTCGATGTGTCGGCGTTACCACGGACACGATGCCGCACGGCCCGGGTCGGCCGACGCCTCACCCCCGGCACGCCGCACGCCGGGCCGACGAGTGTCGGTCCGGCGTGCCGGGCTGGAGCGGTTCAGCTCTTGAAAGCGTCCTTGACCTTCTCGGCGGCCTGCTTGAGGCTGGACTTGGCCTGGTCGTTGCGACCCTCGGCCTCCAGGCGCTCGTTGTCGGTCGCCCGGCCGACGCCTTCCTTGACCTTGCCGGCAGTGTTCTCGGTCGTGTTTTCGATCTTGTCGTCGAATCCCATGAGAGCCTCCCGTATAAGCATTTCTTCCAACGCCCCTCAACTACCCCCACCCCCCGAACCCAAAACACCCCACCCACCGCTCCAGCGGGTCGATCAAGAGGTTTGCGTCACCCGTGAGTCGGCGGATGACGCAAACCTCTTGATCAACGCGGTTGTCCGGGGTGGGGGGTGGCGGGCGGGAAGCGGCGGAGGCGGAGGCTGTTGGCGACCACGAAGACCGAGGAGAAGGCCATCGCCGCGCCGGCGATCATCGGGTTGAGCAGGCCGGCGGCGGCCAGTGGCAGCGCTGCCACGTTGTAGGCGAACGCCCAGAACAGGTTGCCCTTGATCACGGCGAGGGTGCGCCGGGAGAGCCGGATCGCGTCCACTGCGGCGGTCAGGTCGCCCCGGACCAGGGTCAGGTCGGACGCCTCGATCGCCACGTCGGTGCCGGTGCCCATGGCCAACCCCAGGTCGGCCTGGGCCAGGGCGGCGGCGTCGTTGATCCCGTCACCGACCATGGCGACCGTACGGCCCTGTGCCTGGAGCCGGCGGACCACGTCGACCTTGTCGACCGGCAGCACCTCGGCGGTCACCTGGTCGATGCCCACCTCGGCGGCGACCGCCCGCGCGACTGTGGCGTTGTCCCCGGTGAGCAGCACCGGAGTGAGGCCCAGGGCACGCAGGCCGGCGATCGCCGCCCGGCTGGTGGGCCGGACCACGTCGGCGACCGCGAGGACGCCCCGGGCCCGCCCGGACCAACCCGCCACCACCGCCGTACGGCCGGCGGCCTCCGCCTCGGCCACCGCCCGGACCACCTCCTCCGGTACGTCAAGACCCCGCTCGCGGAGCATTCCCGGCCGCCCGACGACGAGGTCGTGGCCGTCGACGGTGCCGGTCACGCCCAACCCCTCGGTGGCGGCGAACCCGGTGACCGACGGCAGTTCACCGGCCTCGGCCGCGCCGGCCGCGACGGCCCGCGCGATCGGATGCTCCGAGCCGGCCTCCACCGCCCCGGCGAGCCGGAGCAGTTCGGCCTGGTCCTGCCCGTCGGCGGGGCGGACGTCGACCAGGGTCATCCGGCCGGTGGTGACCGTGCCGGTCTTGTCCAGCACCACCGTGTCGACCTGGCGGGTGGACTCCAGCACCTCCGGCCCCTTGATCAGGATGCCGAGCTGGGCCCCCCGCCCGGTGCCGACCAGCAGCGCGGTCGGGGTGGCCAGACCGAGGGCACACGGGCAGGCGATGATCAGCACGGCCACCGCGGCGGTGAAGGCGGCGGTCGGACCGGCACCGGTGCCCAGCCACCAGCCCAGCGTGCCGACGGCCAACGCGATCACGATCGGCACGAACACCCCGGAGATCCGGTCGGCCAACCGCTGCACCGCTGCCTTGCCGGTCTGTGCCGCCTCCACCAGTTTCGCCATCTGGGCGAGCTGGGTGTCCGCACCGACCCGGGTGGCGGTGACGACCAGCCGGCCGCCCGCGTTGACGGTGGCGCCGGCCACCAGGTCGCCCGGTCCGACCTCGACCGGCACCGACTCGCCGGTGAGCATGCTGGCGTCGACCGCCGAGGTGCCCTCCTCGACCCGCCCGTCAGTGGCGATCTTCTCGCCCGGTCGGACCACGAACCGGTCGCCCACGACGAGCTGGTCGACCGGGATCCGGGCCTCCGTGCCGCCCCGCAGCACCGCGACGTCGCGCGCGCCGAGTTCCAGCAGGGCGCGCAGGGCCGCCCCGGCGGTCCGCTTGGACCGGGCCTCGAAGTAGCGACCGGCCAGGAGGAACAGGGTCACCCCGGCGGCGGCCTCCAGGTAGATGTTGCCGGCCCCGTCGGTGCGGGTGACGTCCAGGCGGAACGGGTGGGTCATCCCGGGCATCCCGGCGTCGCCGAGGAAGAGCGCCCAGAGCGACCAGCCGAACGCGGCGAGGGTGCCGAGCGAGACCAGGGTGTCCATGGTCGCCGCGCCGTGCCGCAGGTTGGTCCAGGCGGCCCGGTGGAACGGCAGCCCGCCGTACGCCACCACCGGGGCGGCCAGGGTCAGCGACAGCCACTGCCAGTAGGTGAACTGCCAGGCCGGCACCATCGCCAACACGATCACCGGCACGGTCAGCACGGCCGACACCCGCAGCCGGGTACGCAGGGCGGTCAGCTCGTCCACCGACCCACCGGCCGGTTCCGCCCCGGCGGGGGTGGGCGGCGGCGGCACGACTGCGGTGTAGCCGGTCTTCTCGACGGTGGCGATCAGGTCGCCCGGGGTGATCTCGTCGGCGTACCGGACGGTGGCCTTCTCGGTGGCGTAGTTGACGGTCGCCTCCACGCCGTCCATCCGGTTGAGCTTCTTCTCGATCCGGGCGGCGCAGGACGCGCAGGTCATCCCGCCGATGGTGAGTTCGATCAGGTGGGGGGCGGTGGGCAGGTCGTTCGCGGTCGGGGTCATCGCGGCACCTCCGGTCGACCGTGGGGGTGACCTGCCCCGCCGGTGACGGTCCCGGTCGGCGTCGGGTCGGGGCCGGGGGCAGGGGCGTCGGTGGGGCGGGTGGGATCCGGGGTGTGCGCCGGGTCGTGGCGGGTCTCGGCGGGCGGGCGTACGGGGCCGGTCAGCTGACCGGCCCCGTACGCCGCGCCGAACACCACCGCGAGACCGAGGGCGAAGCCACCCAGCCTGGTCGCCGTGTTCATCGGTTGCCCCGGCCCCCGGCGGGCCGGTGGCCCGTCACGCCTCGACGAGGTCGTAGCCGGCCTCGTCGACGGCGGCGCGCACGGCCTCGGTGTCGAGCGGACGGTCGCTGGTGACGGCGACCCGGCCGGAGGAGAGGTCCACCTGGACGTCGGTGACGCCGTCGAGCGCGCCCACCTCGCCGCTCACCGCGTTGACGCAGTGCCCGCAGGTCATGCCGTTCACCTGGTAGTTCGTGATCATCGAATGTTCCCCTCCCAC harbors:
- a CDS encoding CsbD family protein; translated protein: MGFDDKIENTTENTAGKVKEGVGRATDNERLEAEGRNDQAKSSLKQAAEKVKDAFKS
- a CDS encoding heavy metal translocating P-type ATPase, translating into MTPTANDLPTAPHLIELTIGGMTCASCAARIEKKLNRMDGVEATVNYATEKATVRYADEITPGDLIATVEKTGYTAVVPPPPTPAGAEPAGGSVDELTALRTRLRVSAVLTVPVIVLAMVPAWQFTYWQWLSLTLAAPVVAYGGLPFHRAAWTNLRHGAATMDTLVSLGTLAAFGWSLWALFLGDAGMPGMTHPFRLDVTRTDGAGNIYLEAAAGVTLFLLAGRYFEARSKRTAGAALRALLELGARDVAVLRGGTEARIPVDQLVVGDRFVVRPGEKIATDGRVEEGTSAVDASMLTGESVPVEVGPGDLVAGATVNAGGRLVVTATRVGADTQLAQMAKLVEAAQTGKAAVQRLADRISGVFVPIVIALAVGTLGWWLGTGAGPTAAFTAAVAVLIIACPCALGLATPTALLVGTGRGAQLGILIKGPEVLESTRQVDTVVLDKTGTVTTGRMTLVDVRPADGQDQAELLRLAGAVEAGSEHPIARAVAAGAAEAGELPSVTGFAATEGLGVTGTVDGHDLVVGRPGMLRERGLDVPEEVVRAVAEAEAAGRTAVVAGWSGRARGVLAVADVVRPTSRAAIAGLRALGLTPVLLTGDNATVARAVAAEVGIDQVTAEVLPVDKVDVVRRLQAQGRTVAMVGDGINDAAALAQADLGLAMGTGTDVAIEASDLTLVRGDLTAAVDAIRLSRRTLAVIKGNLFWAFAYNVAALPLAAAGLLNPMIAGAAMAFSSVFVVANSLRLRRFPPATPHPGQPR
- a CDS encoding heavy-metal-associated domain-containing protein: MITNYQVNGMTCGHCVNAVSGEVGALDGVTDVQVDLSSGRVAVTSDRPLDTEAVRAAVDEAGYDLVEA